One region of Salmo trutta unplaced genomic scaffold, fSalTru1.1, whole genome shotgun sequence genomic DNA includes:
- the LOC115186295 gene encoding 2-acylglycerol O-acyltransferase 2-A-like, whose product MTANSEHSLGRVLPSLTRAQLVPVFSFGENELFDQMTNPAGSPLRWLQDHLQRLMGVALPMFTGRGVFQYSFGLLPYREPIHTVVGRPIPVVQTPSPTKDDIDCLHSLYLEGLTTVFEDNKDNYGIAPDKHLHFI is encoded by the exons ATGACTGCCAACTCTGAGCACTCATTGGGTAGGGTCCTGCCCTCACTCACAAG GGCCCAGCTAGTACCTGTGTTCTCCTTTGGGGAGAATGAGCTCTTCGACCAGATGACCAACCCTGCCGGCTCGCCGCTCCGCTGGCTCCAGGACCACTTGCAAAGGCTCATGGGAGTGGCGCTGCCAATGTTCACCGGACGAGGCGTCTTCCAATACAGCTTTGGTCTACTGCCCTACAGAGAGCCCATACACACTGttg tgggtAGGCCTATTCCAGTGGTCCAGACCCCCTCTCCCACTAAGGATGATATAGACTGTCTCCATTCTCTCTACCTGGAGGGCCTCACTACGGTGTTTGAAGACAACAAGGACAACTACGGCATTGCACCAGACAAACACCTCCACTTCATCTAG